Proteins encoded by one window of Myxococcales bacterium:
- a CDS encoding patatin-like phospholipase family protein yields the protein MSALAADPARPVGLVLSGGGARGVFQVGVWKVLRDDPRGLGREPDVVSGTSAGAINGALIAAGLSPERMLQFWLDLAARPPIVANEAFFDSLRRALSRVASRDTQRTFQERKRELVLLASIAKKHHLTRASGILAAALEILMTARFDAVSVLLEELDAPYLFDTSPLRARLAEAIGGPTVPRGRVRLALNAIDVRSGGVVRIVNHPPGKTAAASTHYRYVPDIPLDLVLASASIPLLFNPVPFDGRLLWDGGLLVNSPMAPAVALGARRLLPVLVTKLDGRSGASMGSFGESVERLVDTLLENAYNVDRKLLLTRNDLVDRLPSAPWGRVELFQAIRPGDTALFGPGSYLHFERSVLLDMYEAGRRAAREWLARGPLPDGDAAKDG from the coding sequence ATGAGCGCGCTCGCCGCCGATCCTGCCCGCCCGGTTGGCCTCGTGCTCTCGGGCGGCGGCGCCCGCGGCGTGTTCCAGGTGGGCGTGTGGAAGGTGCTGCGCGACGATCCCCGGGGGCTCGGTCGCGAGCCCGACGTGGTGAGCGGTACCTCGGCCGGCGCCATCAACGGCGCGCTGATCGCTGCGGGCCTCTCGCCCGAGCGCATGCTGCAGTTCTGGCTCGACCTCGCGGCGCGCCCGCCGATCGTGGCGAACGAGGCCTTCTTCGATTCGCTGCGTCGCGCGCTCTCTCGGGTGGCCAGCCGCGACACGCAGCGAACGTTTCAAGAGCGAAAGCGCGAGCTCGTGCTGCTCGCGTCCATCGCCAAGAAGCACCACCTCACGCGGGCGAGCGGCATCCTGGCGGCGGCGCTCGAGATCTTGATGACGGCCCGGTTCGACGCGGTGAGCGTGCTGCTCGAGGAGCTCGACGCCCCGTACCTCTTCGACACGAGCCCGCTCCGCGCGCGGCTCGCGGAGGCGATCGGCGGCCCCACCGTGCCACGGGGCCGCGTCCGGCTCGCGCTGAACGCGATCGACGTGCGCAGCGGCGGCGTCGTGCGCATCGTGAACCACCCGCCGGGCAAGACCGCGGCGGCGTCCACACACTATCGCTATGTGCCAGATATTCCTCTCGATCTCGTGCTCGCGAGCGCGTCGATCCCGCTGCTCTTCAACCCCGTGCCGTTCGACGGGCGGCTCCTGTGGGACGGTGGCCTGCTCGTCAACTCGCCCATGGCCCCGGCGGTCGCGCTCGGGGCTCGGCGCCTCTTACCCGTGCTCGTCACCAAGCTGGACGGGCGCTCGGGCGCGAGCATGGGGTCGTTCGGCGAGTCGGTCGAGCGCCTCGTCGATACGCTCCTCGAGAACGCCTACAACGTGGACCGCAAGCTCCTGCTCACCCGCAACGATCTGGTCGACCGGCTGCCGTCGGCGCCGTGGGGCCGGGTCGAGCTGTTCCAGGCGATCCGCCCGGGTGACACGGCGCTCTTCGGCCCTGGCTCGTACCTGCACTTCGAGCGCTCGGTGCTCCTCGACATGTACGAGGCCGGCCGGCGCGCGGCCCGGGAGTGGCTCGCGCGCGGGCCGCTGCCCGACGGCGACGCCGCGAAGGACGGCTGA
- a CDS encoding DUF72 domain-containing protein has translation MRRKASSPDQLGLFGGPAAEAPAASRGAPARARVTPEDLELAARVPPSVRFGTSSWTFPGWGGVLYEGAPTQAALLAGGLQAYATHPLFRVVGIDRSHYAPLDAATLAQYAAGLPAGFCAVSKVWDELTTCVFPAHPRFGERASHDNPSFLSAERFLTEVLPPYTAAFAPFAGPFVFEIPPMPPARVPAAEVFAARVDALLSRLPRAFRYAFELRNEALLTGAYLEVLRAHGASHVLNLWTGMPTLRRQLAVAGVAAAPFFVVRLMLPPFTRYDVRRADLAPFDRLVDPQHDARDDVLAIVRAAGGRDVFVLVNNKFEGCSPESVRELARRVVGELRPEISP, from the coding sequence ATGCGGCGCAAGGCCTCCTCGCCTGACCAGCTCGGCCTCTTCGGCGGGCCCGCGGCCGAGGCGCCGGCGGCCTCCCGCGGCGCCCCCGCGCGCGCCCGCGTGACGCCGGAGGACCTCGAGCTCGCGGCGCGGGTGCCGCCGAGCGTGCGCTTCGGGACGAGCAGCTGGACCTTCCCGGGGTGGGGCGGGGTGCTCTACGAGGGCGCGCCGACGCAGGCCGCGCTCCTCGCGGGCGGGCTGCAAGCCTACGCGACCCACCCCCTGTTTCGCGTGGTCGGGATCGATCGCAGCCACTACGCGCCGCTCGACGCCGCGACCCTCGCGCAGTACGCGGCGGGGCTCCCCGCGGGCTTCTGCGCCGTGTCGAAGGTGTGGGACGAGCTCACGACGTGTGTGTTCCCCGCGCACCCTCGCTTCGGCGAGCGCGCCTCGCACGACAACCCGAGCTTCCTCTCCGCCGAGCGTTTCCTGACCGAGGTGCTCCCGCCGTACACGGCCGCGTTCGCGCCGTTCGCGGGCCCCTTCGTCTTCGAGATCCCGCCCATGCCGCCGGCGCGCGTGCCCGCCGCCGAGGTGTTCGCCGCGCGGGTCGACGCGCTCCTCTCGCGGCTGCCTCGCGCGTTCAGGTACGCGTTCGAGCTCCGCAACGAGGCGCTGCTGACGGGCGCGTACCTCGAGGTGCTGCGCGCCCACGGCGCCTCTCACGTGCTCAATCTGTGGACCGGCATGCCCACGTTGAGGCGTCAGCTCGCCGTGGCTGGGGTCGCCGCCGCGCCGTTCTTCGTGGTGCGCCTCATGCTCCCTCCGTTCACGCGCTACGACGTCCGCCGCGCCGATCTCGCGCCGTTCGACCGGCTCGTCGACCCGCAGCACGACGCGCGCGACGACGTGCTCGCGATCGTGCGCGCGGCCGGCGGGCGCGACGTGTTCGTGCTCGTGAACAACAAGTTCGAGGGGTGCTCGCCGGAGAGCGTGCGCGAGCTCGCGCGCCGCGTCGTGGGGGAGCTCCGGCCAGAGATCAGTCCGTGA
- a CDS encoding MCE family protein yields the protein MSKNVRVGIFVSLALLVSGIFVFMIGDNRRLWESKARFNATFNDVAGLRPGAPVRMGGVEIGAVGDVGHSGTASDTRIHVTLNLVRDEVDRIRLDPDVSEEEAKKHPDRPRGTIARVVNKGLLGDKMIELTVGDMRLPKAPEGTQLRTEDPVDLTKYLAKFDSLSEKADRALGNIERITGALANEKVADDIKGSIASVNVILAAFARKDGAAHRLLFDPEEAKKVDVLLNNLLVISHEAAGATADVHTMTTRVNSGPGLAHTLLYDEKMAQGATGTLVEVRNTLEAVRTQPGIAHAVVYGDPNTQKVLTNVGAMSDDLRAVMAGVRAGKGTIGGLLVDPSIYEDLKAIVGNVERNQVLRALVRYSIKETDQRPHAAPPSGPVTPPTGAPGKPEAK from the coding sequence ATGTCCAAGAACGTCCGAGTCGGCATCTTCGTGTCCCTCGCGCTGCTCGTTAGCGGCATTTTCGTCTTCATGATCGGGGACAACCGCCGGCTCTGGGAGTCGAAGGCCCGCTTCAACGCCACGTTCAACGACGTCGCGGGGCTCCGGCCGGGCGCGCCCGTGCGCATGGGCGGCGTGGAGATCGGCGCGGTCGGCGACGTGGGGCACTCGGGCACCGCCTCCGACACGCGCATTCACGTCACGTTGAACCTCGTGCGCGACGAGGTCGATCGCATCCGCCTCGACCCCGACGTGTCGGAGGAAGAGGCCAAGAAGCACCCCGATCGCCCGCGCGGCACCATCGCGCGCGTGGTCAACAAGGGCCTCCTGGGCGACAAGATGATCGAGCTCACGGTGGGCGACATGCGCCTCCCGAAGGCGCCCGAGGGCACCCAGCTCCGCACCGAAGACCCCGTCGACCTCACGAAGTACTTGGCGAAGTTCGACTCGCTGAGCGAGAAGGCCGACCGCGCCCTCGGCAACATCGAGCGCATCACCGGCGCGCTCGCGAACGAGAAGGTCGCCGACGACATCAAGGGCTCGATCGCCTCGGTCAACGTCATCCTCGCCGCGTTCGCGCGCAAAGACGGCGCCGCGCACCGCCTGCTCTTCGACCCGGAAGAGGCGAAGAAGGTCGACGTGCTCCTCAACAACCTCCTCGTCATCAGCCACGAGGCCGCGGGCGCCACGGCCGACGTCCACACGATGACCACCCGGGTGAACTCGGGCCCCGGCCTCGCCCACACGCTGCTCTACGACGAGAAGATGGCCCAGGGCGCCACCGGCACACTCGTCGAGGTCCGCAACACCCTCGAGGCGGTGCGCACCCAACCCGGCATCGCCCACGCGGTGGTCTACGGCGACCCGAACACGCAGAAGGTGCTCACCAACGTGGGCGCCATGAGCGACGATCTTCGCGCCGTGATGGCGGGCGTCCGCGCGGGCAAAGGCACCATCGGCGGGCTCTTGGTCGACCCCAGCATCTACGAGGACCTGAAGGCTATCGTGGGCAACGTGGAGCGCAACCAGGTGCTCCGCGCGCTGGTCCGCTACAGCATCAAGGAGACCGACCAGCGCCCGCACGCGGCGCCGCCGAGCGGTCCGGTGACGCCGCCCACGGGCGCGCCCGGGAAGCCCGAGGCGAAGTGA
- a CDS encoding ABC transporter permease yields the protein MSRGAKSEGSSTARARLLALAPLAALVCFAGVSLVVTGASPTRLAPEEAYLPPGPGHLLGCGEGGVDLGALLASACLRALLLAVTVATVGFLVGTPLGALAAMRRGRLEGAVAQLCDGLQAFPSFLLALSVLSAVRHPTRLHLACVFALTSWAPFARLALAEGRVLRGAGFVEAARALGLGETAIVFRHVVPNLLGTVAVQLGSSASAVVLSEASLSFVGFGSADGVSLGAALDQGVASMLRAPHVLMFAAVAVFLTSGALLAAGRAVRPERR from the coding sequence GTGAGCCGAGGCGCAAAATCGGAGGGGAGCTCTACGGCGCGCGCGCGCCTCCTCGCGCTGGCACCGCTCGCGGCGCTCGTCTGTTTCGCGGGGGTCTCGCTCGTCGTCACCGGCGCCTCGCCCACCCGCCTGGCGCCCGAAGAGGCCTACCTCCCGCCGGGGCCGGGCCACCTCTTGGGGTGCGGCGAGGGCGGCGTCGATCTCGGGGCGCTCCTCGCGAGCGCGTGCCTCCGCGCGCTGCTGCTCGCGGTCACCGTGGCGACCGTGGGCTTCCTCGTGGGCACGCCCCTCGGCGCGCTGGCCGCCATGCGACGCGGGCGCCTCGAGGGTGCGGTCGCGCAGCTCTGTGACGGCCTCCAGGCGTTCCCGAGCTTCCTGCTCGCGCTCTCGGTGCTCTCCGCGGTGCGCCACCCCACGCGTCTTCACCTCGCGTGCGTCTTCGCCCTCACGAGCTGGGCGCCGTTCGCGCGGCTCGCTCTCGCCGAGGGCCGCGTGCTGCGCGGAGCGGGCTTCGTGGAGGCCGCGCGGGCGCTCGGCCTCGGCGAGACGGCCATCGTGTTTCGACACGTCGTGCCGAACCTCCTCGGCACCGTGGCCGTGCAGCTTGGCTCGTCCGCGTCGGCCGTGGTGCTGAGCGAGGCCTCGCTGTCGTTCGTGGGCTTCGGCTCGGCCGACGGCGTGTCGCTCGGCGCCGCGCTCGATCAGGGCGTCGCGTCGATGCTGCGCGCCCCCCACGTGCTCATGTTCGCGGCCGTCGCGGTGTTCCTCACGAGCGGGGCGCTCTTGGCCGCGGGGCGAGCTGTGAGGCCCGAGCGGCGGTAG
- a CDS encoding ABC transporter permease, whose amino-acid sequence MAEGAAKRLSLGRRSLGAALAFARRVSGSLVVVLALATAVFLSLRLLPGDPAALVLGDLAGPDERAVLRARLSLDQPLYVQYALFLRRLVTLDLGDSLRRPGTSVRSALAAALGPTASLALVAVLLGAALGVGLAVLASGPWLGRGRRHVERLLVVCASTPLLAFAPLLTFVLSAKLRLVPLPGDPEAGAAGLLFASSLLSVPLFAHVGRITRASLKDLERAQFLTVARAKGASGARVWLLHAVPACVGPIATVVGTQLGALLGGAVVLERLFERPGLGSLILEAYATRDLPVLEAAVVLTGALFVVAQAGAQAVHGAVDPRVLR is encoded by the coding sequence GTGGCTGAGGGCGCGGCGAAGCGCCTCTCTCTCGGGCGCCGGTCGCTCGGCGCGGCGCTGGCCTTCGCTCGGCGCGTCTCGGGCTCGCTCGTCGTGGTGCTCGCGCTGGCGACCGCGGTGTTCCTGTCGCTGCGCCTCTTGCCCGGGGATCCAGCCGCCCTCGTGCTGGGCGATCTGGCCGGGCCCGACGAGCGCGCCGTGCTCCGCGCGAGGCTCTCGCTCGACCAGCCGCTTTACGTGCAATATGCGCTCTTTCTCCGGCGCCTCGTCACGCTCGATCTCGGCGACTCGCTCCGCCGGCCCGGCACGTCGGTCCGCTCCGCCCTCGCCGCCGCCCTCGGGCCCACCGCGTCGCTCGCGCTCGTGGCGGTCCTGCTCGGCGCCGCGCTCGGCGTCGGCCTCGCGGTGCTCGCGTCGGGCCCGTGGCTCGGGCGCGGGCGGCGGCACGTGGAGCGGCTCCTCGTCGTGTGCGCCTCCACGCCGCTGCTCGCGTTCGCGCCGCTGCTCACGTTCGTGCTCTCGGCGAAGCTCCGCCTGGTGCCCCTCCCGGGCGATCCCGAGGCCGGCGCCGCGGGGCTCCTCTTCGCCTCGTCGCTGCTCTCCGTTCCGCTCTTCGCGCACGTTGGCCGCATCACGCGAGCTTCGCTGAAGGACCTCGAGCGCGCGCAGTTTCTCACGGTCGCCCGCGCGAAGGGCGCGAGCGGGGCGCGTGTGTGGCTCCTCCACGCGGTGCCAGCCTGCGTGGGGCCGATCGCCACGGTGGTGGGCACGCAGCTCGGCGCGCTGCTCGGCGGCGCGGTCGTCCTCGAGCGCCTGTTCGAGCGCCCGGGCCTCGGCTCGCTCATCCTCGAGGCCTACGCCACGCGCGACCTGCCCGTGCTGGAGGCCGCGGTCGTGCTCACCGGCGCGCTCTTCGTGGTGGCCCAGGCGGGCGCGCAGGCGGTGCATGGCGCGGTCGACCCCCGGGTGCTGCGGTGA
- a CDS encoding YfhL family 4Fe-4S dicluster ferredoxin — MATYITSDCINCGACEPECPNEAISEGDEIYVIDPELCTECVGFYDHEACQAVCPVECCLPDPKHPEDEAALIERALRLHPDDAELQKRAEANDYLSRFRK, encoded by the coding sequence ATGGCGACCTACATCACCTCCGACTGCATCAACTGCGGCGCGTGCGAGCCGGAGTGCCCCAACGAGGCCATCAGCGAGGGCGACGAGATCTACGTCATCGACCCCGAGCTCTGCACCGAGTGCGTCGGCTTCTACGACCACGAGGCGTGCCAGGCCGTCTGTCCGGTCGAGTGCTGCCTCCCCGATCCGAAGCACCCCGAGGACGAGGCGGCGCTGATCGAGCGCGCCCTCCGGCTCCACCCCGACGACGCCGAGCTCCAGAAGCGCGCCGAAGCGAACGACTACCTCTCGCGGTTCCGCAAGTAG